The proteins below are encoded in one region of Neodiprion virginianus isolate iyNeoVirg1 chromosome 7, iyNeoVirg1.1, whole genome shotgun sequence:
- the LOC124309200 gene encoding uncharacterized protein LOC124309200, which translates to MRGTARHQTVALSWLIILHLVRGIFGHGMLVDPVNRSSMWRKGYSTPINYNDNENFCGGYAKQWSENSGQCGICGDDYALKQPRPNENTGTYGNGIIVATYEQGSWVNLTVMITANHRGYFNFNICPLEDGPEVIETEDCFEMYPLILDEGSYDYTLANSAIGSYTATVKLPDSLVCEHCVLRWHWRTGNNWGLCTTDDGFGQTGSLGCGPQETFRTCSDISIL; encoded by the exons ATGCGCGGCACTGCTCGGCACCAGACTGTCGCATTGTCGTGGCTGATAATACTGCACCTCGTAAGAGGGATTTTCGGGCATGGTATGCTTGTTGATCCTGTGAATAGGAGTAGCATGTGGCGAAAGGGATACTCGACTCCGATAAACTACAATGACAACGAAAACTTTTGCGGAGGATACGCG AAACAATGGAGTGAGAACAGCGGTCAATGCGGGATATGCGGAGACGATTATGCACTGAAGCAGCCGCGACCGAACGAAAATACAGGGACTTATGGAAATGGAATTATTGTTGCCAC CTACGAGCAAGGATCATGGGTGAACTTGACCGTGATGATAACTGCAAATCACAGGGgctattttaatttcaatatttgccCACTCGAGGATGGTCCTGAAGTAATTGAGACGGAAGATTGTTTCGAGATGTATCCTCTCATTTTGGACGAAGGTTCTTACGACTACACCCTCGCCAACTCGGCTATCGGCAGCTACACGGCAACCGTCAAGTTACCAGACTCATTAGTTTGCGAACACTGCGTGCTGAGATGGCACTGGAGGACGGGCAACAACTGGGGATTGTGCACTACCGACGACGGATTCGGGCAGACCGGATCTCTTGGTTGCGGACCCCAGGAGACCTTCAGAACGTGTTCCGACATATCTATCCTATAA
- the LOC124309183 gene encoding RNA helicase aquarius isoform X1, protein MENPAVSLLVKTNNPAPTVDQINADRITQLANKYWAPHTTNSHLQFDPVIIEDIYIQEICASKFSIRRIMMLEFSQYLENYLWPNYSTGETSHSHMMSIVVMLNEKFRERVQVWEAFSKNPQHFPGFFQQVLEACLNESTMDFDLKEQTALIVFLNHCFNSMEVALVRNEVKRLVSLSMWVSLQQGRREFEFRKFPKWRKYWKIIQKKDKPEIRQKLDWERRFLQRLMVKFMTILETVPLEGAIFPDKIHYCERFLELVIDLEALLPTRRFFNTVMDDSHLVVRCQLSNLVQRPEGGLFNQLLEMLKFYARFEISEETGDPLTDHDMTQLHYTKITSLQKAAFAKFPDLRSFALANVASVDTREALYRHFGTLSQEKLRSIATYLNLVPPEEREVDENWYRLDLGFLRELLISRHERRASQLEELNEMPLYPTEEVVWNESIVPTEYFSGEGCLALPKLNLQFLTLHDYLLRNFNLFRLESTYEIRQDIEDSVSRLSPWRAEDGGVYYGGWARMAQPITQFAVVEVAKPNIGENRPSRVRADVTVNLSVRKEIKAEWENLRKHDVCFLISIKPPNTIGTKYSHKLPFVPQVGLTTVRGCEIEGMLDSNGRVIEDGPEPRPVLPGENRTYRVWLDSNQYRIDMDNASHGREDVYEGFNIIMRRKPKENNFKAVLETIRELMNTECVVPDWLHNIILGYGDPGAAQYARMPDEIAVMDFNDTFLDIDHLRASFPGYEIKVEITEEEKLVRPFRLTFEEVLCKQNNQSDRKVIMVEPHVPPSRGPYKANEPKRNQIPFTPTQVEAIRAGMQPGLTLVVGPPGTGKTDVAVQIISNLYHNFPNQRTLIVTHSNQALNQLFEKIMALDIDERHLLRLGHGEEALETEKDFSRYGRVNYVLAKRLDLLMEVQRLQESLNVKGDVAYTCETAGHFFMYQILTRWERFNGRIKQRSGSNPSPNMVSQEFPFHKFFDNAPQPLFKEKSYSEDMEIAQGCFRYVERMFAQLEEFRAFELLRSGLDRSKYLLVKEAKVIAMTCTHAALKRRELVDMGFKYDNILMEESAQILEIETFIPLLLQNPQDGYNRLKRWIMIGDHHQLPPVIKNMAFQKYSNMEQSLFARFVRLGVPTVDLDGQGRARPSICNLYNWRYKKLGNLCHVERSPEYLIANAGFLFDFQLINVEDFNGVGESEPSAYFYQNLAEAEYCVAVFMYMRLLGYPADKISILTTYNGQKHLIRDVINIRCANNPLIGRPNKVTTVDKYQGQQNDYILLSLVKTRAVGHLRDVRRLVVAMSRARLGLYVFARVALFKNCFELTPAFDQLMQRPLKLHILPSEMYPAQRLNESLAASVNLLPEAVVIEDMPHMAKFVYDYYMDKVSTMKAQTHGAKQWQEPGTTGRIASPTHHISAHPGADDDTDDEDEQARIQLSDDCADEMKLSGDVEKPKPIQNLLEESTDDHSSASHEK, encoded by the exons atggaaaatccAGCAGTTTCACTCCTCGTTAAAACTAATAATCCTGCGCCCACGGTCGATCAAATAAATGCCGACAGAATAACACAG TTGGCCAACAAATATTGGGCACCTCACACAACCAACTCACACCTCCAGTTTGATCCAGTAATCATCGaagatatatacatacaagaGATATGTGCTTCAAAGTTTTCAATCAGGCGCATAATGATGCTCGAATTCAGCCAATACCTGGAAAATTATCTTTGGCCAAATTATAGTACCGGAGAAACGTCACACAGTCACATGATGTCGATAGTTGTAATgctgaatgaaaaatttcgagagaGAGTCCAAGTCTGGGAAGCTTTTTCGAAGAATCCTCAACATTTTCCTGGATTTTTTCAGCAAGTTCTGGAAGCTTGCTTGAACGAGAGTACAATGGATTTTGATCTTAAAGAACAGACGGCGCTTATTGTTTTTTTGAATCATTGTTTCAATTCTATGGAAGTAGCGTTAGTGAGAAATGAAGTTAAGAGGTTGGTGTCATTGTCAATGTGGGTATCACTGCAACAGGGCAGACGTGAGTTTGAGTTTAGAAAGTTTCCCAAGTGgagaaaatattggaaaattatacaaaagaAAGATAAGCCAGAGATCAGACAGAAGTTGGACTGGGAGCGGAGATTCCTACAGAGATTGATGGTCAAATTTATGACTATCCTGGAAACTGTACCACTCGAGG GAGCAATTTTTCCCGACAAGATACATTATTGCGAAAGGTTCTTGGAGTTGGTTATCGACTTGGAAGCTCTTCTGCCTACCAGACGTTTCTTCAACACAGTCATGGATGACAGTCATTTGGTAGTACGGTGTCAACTCTCCAACTTGGTGCAACGCCCAGAGGGAGGTCTTTTCAACCAG CTTTTGGAGATGCTCAAGTTTTATGCAAGATTCGAGATAAGTGAAGAAACCGGCGATCCCCTCACTGACCATGATATGACGCAGTTGCATTATACAAAAATCACCTCACTGCAg AAAGCTGCCTTCGCCAAGTTTCCTGATCTGCGGAGCTTTGCACTTGCAAATGTAGCCAGTGTTGATACCAGAGAGGCACTCTATAGACACTTTGGCACCTTGAG tCAGGAGAAGCTGAGATCGATTGCCACATACCTGAACCTTGTCCCGCCGGAAGAGCGAGAGgttgatgaaaattggtatcGATTGGATCTGGGCTTTCTTCGGGAATTACTG ATTTCGAGGCACGAGCGTCGAGCATCGCAACTTGAAGAATTGAACGAGATGCCGCTATACCCGACGGAGGAGGTTGTCTGGAACGAAAGTATCGTGCCCACAGAATATTTCTCCGGTGAAGGCTGCCTGGCATTGCCGAAACTGAATCTTCAGTTTCTCACGCTTCACGACTACTTGCTGAGGAATTTCAATCTCTTCAGGCTCGAATCAACGT atgaaatcaGGCAAGATATCGAGGACTCGGTCAGCAGGCTCAGTCCATG GCGTGCGGAGGATGGCGGCGTGTATTACGGTGGATGGGCCAGAATGGCACAGCCGATAACTCAGTTTGCAGTTGTTGAGGTTGCTAAGCCGAATATCGGGGAGAATAGGCCGTCGCGCGTAAGAGCCGACGTCACTGTCAATCTGAGCGTGAGAAAGGAAATCAAGGCAGAGTGGGAAAACCTGAGGAAACACGACGTTTGCTTTTTAATATCAATCAAACCTCCTAATACCATCG GAACGAAATACAGTCACAAACTGCCGTTTGTACCCCAGGTTGGTTTGACAACCGTACGGGGGTGCGAGATTGAGGGCATGCTAGATTCGAATGGTCGGGTGATCGAGGATGGTCCTGAACCAAGGCCTGTACTCCCCGGCGAGAATCGCACTTACCGTGTTTGGCTGGACTCTAATCAATACCGCATTGATATGGATAACGCGAGCCATGGCAGAGAGGATGTGTATGAAGGTTTCAACATAATCATGAGGCGGAAGCCGAAGGAGAATAACTTCAAAGCTGTCCTAGAGACGATCAGGGAATTGATGAACACCGAGTGTGTTGTACCCGATTGGCTTCACAATATAATATTAGGATACGGGGATCCCGGAGCCGCCCAATACGCAAG AATGCCCGATGAGATCGCAGTAATGGATTTTAACGACACGTTTCTAGACATAGATCATCTCCGAGCAAGTTTTCCGGGGTATGAAATTAAAGTTGAAATCACCGAAGAAGAGAAATTAGTTCGGCCGTTTCGACTAACGTTTGAGGAAGTCTTATGCAAGCAGAACAACCAATCGGATAGAAAAGTGATCATGGTCGAACCACACGTACCGCCAAGTCGCGGCCCCTACAAGGCCAATGAGCCCAAGAG AAACCAAATACCGTTCACACCAACGCAAGTAGAGGCGATCCGCGCAGGAATGCAGCCAGGGCTGACGTTAGTCGTCGGTCCGCCGGGGACCGGAAAGACGGACGTTGCCGTGCAAATTATATCGAATTTATACCACAACTTTCCCAATCAAAGGACATTAATAGTCACACATTCCAATCAGGCATTGAATcagttgtttgaaaaaatcatggCCTTAGACATAGATGAGAGGCATCTGCTCCGTTTAGGTCACGGCGAGGAGGCGCTTGAAACCGAAAAAGACTTCAGCCGATACGGTAGGGTCAACTACGTTCTGGCAAAACGTCTGGATCTTCTCATGGAAGTTCAAAGGCTTCAGGAGTCTCTTAATGTAAAAGGAGACGTTGCGTACACGTGCGAAACTGCTGGACACTTCTTTATGTACCAGATACTTACTAGGTGGGAGCGCTTCAACGGAAGAATCAAGCAAAGATCGGGAAGCAATCCCTCGCCTAACATGGTTTCACAAGAGTTTCCATTCCACAAGTTCTTTGACAATGCACCACAGCCTCTCTTCAAGGAAAAATCTTACAGCGAGGATATGGAAATTGCCCAGGGTTGTTTcag ATATGTGGAGAGGATGTTCGCTCAACTTGAGGAATTCCGTGCGTTCGAATTGCTCAGATCAGGGCTGGACCGTTCAAAGTATTTACTCGTGAAAGAAGCGAAGGTAATCGCAATGACTTGTACGCACGCAGCGCTCAAGCGACGGGAACTTGTCGACATGGGATTTAAATACGACAACATCCTTATGGAAGAGTCCGCCCAGATATTGGAAATCGAGACTTTCATACCACTGCTGCTTCAAAACCCCCAAGATGGTTACAATCGTTTGAAGCGTTGGATTATGATCGGCGACCACCACCAGTTGCCCCCTGTCATTAAAAACATGGCcttccaaaaatattcaaatatggAGCAGTCTTTATTTGCAAGGTTCGTCAGGCTTGGTGTTCCTACCGTCGATCTTGACGGCCAAGGTCGCGCCAGACCAAGTATATGCAATCTCTACAACTGGCGGTACAAAAAGCTGGGTAATCTGTGTCACGTCGAGCGTAGTCCTGAATATCTTATTGCCAACGCTGGGTTCTTATTCGACTTTCAACTCATTAACGTTGAAGACTTCAACGGCGTTGGCGAGAGCGAACCGAGCGCTTATTTCTATCAGAATCTTGCCGAAGCTGAGTACTGCGTTGCAGTATTCATGTACATGCGCCTTTTAGGATACCCAGCTGACAAAATCAGCATACTAACCACCTACAATGGACAGAAGCATTTAATACGCGACGTAATAAACATCAGGTGTGCTAACAACCCGTTGATAGGACGACCAAACAAAGTGACGACTGTTGACAAGTATCAGGGTCAACAGAACGACTACATACTGTTGTCGTTGGTGAAAACACGAGCAGTTGGTCACTTGAGGGATGTCAGGCGGCTGGTAGTGGCAATGTCGCGAGCTCGGCTTGGTTTATACGTCTTTGCCAGGGTCGCCTTATTTAAAAACTGCTTCGAACTTACACCCGCGTTCGACCAGCTAATGCAGCGACCCCTTAAATTACACATTCTTCCTAGCGAAATGTATCCAGCACAAAGACTCAATGAAAGCTTGGCAGCATCAGTTAACCTTTTGCCCGAGGCTGTCGTCATCGAAGACATGCCCCACATGGCAAAATTCGTCTATGATTACTATATGGACAAAGTTAGCACCATGAAAGCACAGACACAC GGTGCAAAACAATGGCAAGAACCTGGTACAACGGGCCGCATCGCTAGCCCCACACATCACATCTCTGCACATCCTGGTGCCGATGATGACACTGATGACGAAGATGAACAAGCTCGAATTCAGTTAAGCGATGACTGCGCTGATGAAATGAAACTATCGGGAGATGTAGAAAAGCCGAAGCCAATTCAAAATTTGCTTGAGGAATCAACGGACGATCATTCGAGCGCTTCTCACGAGAAATGA
- the LOC124309189 gene encoding probable G-protein coupled receptor Mth-like 5 has protein sequence MHIMVMHVTLIITRITVGFAMYQGSSASSSDEGSVATIKIGKCCKTNELIVDDRCTPIEEATHGAGPWKPIFTDEDGHGLTDQPKFELKFGLPKCKNDERQWKIYDVPNPPNMDLLRILSSGKLRHCTQCNLDKDSTADELVEGERNNAKNKRYYDYEFGTYCADKTILRKENMTTFYARVCLPIKKHVMHTDVIMRRVIDPSFRAISIACYLVVAIVYFVLPQLKNLIGNIVTSLMLCLVANHCAAMVRIFPEFGSHVNFLVADVVMYVSLMSAFFWLSSLGYYIWKTFRSRNIFLRSTDGKKYCYYSLYVWSLTAVIGTMAIFSHFKLDTNKTMIVDVPDTPQETIGWLAVAVLFTPVAFSVIFNVWFVATTTNFIKRMNTYGRIHHKMKYSFRMFVFLFIIMGVAWSFTLLSWMRSELEYCSIVINLLQAILILYVCVFGQRRVTFLLRKTCNCCSPGDTAQGLDWGEEMTAINLG, from the exons atgcACATTATGGTCATGCATGTAACACTAATAATAACTCGTATCACAGTTGGCTTCGCCATGTATCAAGGATCCTCGGCATCATCCTCGGATGAAGGTAGCGTCGCTACCATAAAAATTGGAAAGTGCTGCAAAACCAACGAACTGATTGTCGATGATCGATGTACACCGATAGAAGAAGCCACACACGGAGCAGGACCGTGGAAGCCGATATTTACCGACGAGGATGGACACGGTTTAACAGACCAgccaaaatttgaattaaaatttggaCTACCAAAgtgtaaaaatgatgaaagacAGTGGAAGATATACGACGTGCCGAACCCTCCCAACATGGATTTACTGAGAATCCTCTCGTCTGGTAAGCTGCGACATTGCACCCAGTGTAACCTTGACAAAGACTCGACTGCTGATGAGCTGGTGGAAGGTGAACGGAACAATGCCAAAAACAAGAGATACTACGACTATGAATTTGGAACCTACTGCGCTGACAAGACAATATTACGCAAAGAAAACATGACAACATTCTATGCACGTGTGTGTTTGCCGATAAAGAAACACGTCATGCATACAGATGTCATCATGCGGCGAGTTATAGATCCGTCGTTTCGAGCCATATCCATTGCCTGCTATCTCGTCGTTGCGATCGTATACTTTGTCTTACCGCAATTGAAGAACTTGATTGGAAATATCGTAACAAGTCTGATGCTATGCCTTGTGGCGAATCATTGCGCGGCAATGGTCAGAATTTTCCCCGAGTTTGGCAGTCATGTGAACTTTTTGGTCGCAG ATGTAGTTATGTATGTGTCACTGATGTCGGCGTTCTTCTGGTTAAGCAGTTTGGGCTACTATATATGGAAGACTTTTAGATCACGCAACATTTTCCTCCGCTCGACCGATGGAAAAAAGTACTGTTACTACTCTCTCTATGTGTGGTCCCTAACCGCAGTTATAGGAACAATGGCGATTTTCTCACACTTCAAGTTGGACACCAACAAAACAATGATAGTCGACGTGCCGGACACCCCCCAGGAAACCATAGGGTGGCTGGCTGTAGCAGTTCTTTTTACACCCGTTGCATTTAGTGTCATTTTTAATGTATGGTTCGTTGCGACGACCACAAATTTCATCAAACGAATGAACACGTACGGCAGAATTCACCATAAAATGAAGTATAGTTTCAGAATGTTTgtatttctatttattatcATGGGGGTTGCCTGGTCATTTACCCTACTTTCCTGGATGAGATCAGAGTTGGAATACTGTTCCATTGTCATAAATTTGTTACAAGCCATTCTAATTCTATATGTATGCGTGTTCGGTCAAAGAAGAGTCACCTTCTTGTTGAGAAAAACTTGCAACTGTTGCAGCCCAGGTGACACTGCTCAGGGCCTCGATTGGGGTGAAGAAATGACAGCTATTAATCTGGGATAA
- the LOC124309190 gene encoding G-protein coupled receptor Mth2-like isoform X2, giving the protein MWLTKVIAILLLHANSCRSVNYCCPENTTWLNASNCSDGSLLPMNCTLGMFKLDSLADPINERFEIIEEKLLYDDGLSTTPMHRFCLASQPGMDNASIAVVCFEPVEKVSVTRSLVFGTLCTLSAFFLLVTLIVYAVLPELRDLQGKILMCAMSSLLGAYILLGVLQLHPDYAADDDTLCRWTAFTMYYCFMAAFFWLNLVAFNFWRSAWFTRTVIKDEIFFWMYTIIGWGAPSIFLTTTIVGHHTDGIVLDPGFGRSSCWFAGRYERWVYMYGPVAFLMTLNIVYFSLTCYQLWHKYRSLGGTRLDVMKFKCKLYLKLAWVMGITWIFEALSSTTGSEWSQYWLVTDVINTLQGFIIFLLLIASRKRVRKLLAKKKPFGINFPKRWAAGEDEESEVILEDDEQEQELSHTG; this is encoded by the exons ATGTGGTTAACCAAAG TAATTGCGATTCTCCTCCTGCACGCAAATTCATGCCGATCGGTGAACTACTGCTGTCCCGAAAACACGACATGGCTGAACGCATCGAATTGTTCCGATGGTTCGTTGTTGCCTATGAATTGTACGTTGGGGATGTTCAAGTTGGATTCGCTAGCTGACCCGATTAATGAAAGATTCGAAATAATCGAGGAAAAACTTCTTTACGATGACGGTTTGTCAACTACTCCGATGCATCG attttgcCTGGCGTCTCAGCCGGGCATGGATAATGCATCCATAGCTGTGGTTTGTTTCGAACCGGTGGAAAAAGTGTCCGTGACGCGGTCCTTGGTATTCGGAACGCTATGCACCTTGTCCGCGTTCTTCCTCCTTGTCACCCTTATTGTGTACGCGGTCCTGCCAGAGCTACGTGACCTACAGGGTAAAATCCTCATGTGCGCCATGTCCTCGCTACTTGGGGCGTACATCCTACTGGGGGTTCTACAGCTTCATCCCGATTATGCCGCTGATGACGACACTTTGTGCAGATGGACCG CGTTCACCATGTATTATTGCTTCATGGCTGCCTTTTTCTGGTTGAATTTGGTAGCGTTCAACTTTTGGAGATCGGCCTG GTTCACAAGGACGGTGATCAAGGATGAGATATTTTTCTGGATGTACACCATTATCGGCTGGGGCGCACCAAGCATTTTTCTTACAACCACGATCGTCGGTCATCATACCGACGGAATTGTGTTGGATCCCGGTTTCGGTAGAAGCAGCTGCTGGTTCGCAG GAAGATACGAAAGATGGGTCTATATGTACGGCCCGGTCGCCTTCCTAATGACACTCAACATCGTTTACTTCTCCCTGACATGCTACCAGCTATGGCACAAGTACAGGAGCTTGGGCGGAACAAGGCTCGACGTGATGAAATTCAAATGTAAGCTTTACTTGAAACTGGCGTGGGTGATGGGTATTACTTGGATCTTCGAAGCTCTATCGTCTACAACCGGATCGGAATGGTCGCAATACTG GCTCGTGACGGATGTTATCAACACTCTGCAAGGCTTTATAATATTTCTATTGCTGATCGCGTCCCGTAAACGCGTACGAAAACTACTGGCAAAAAAGAAACCGTTCGGCATTAACTTTCCAAAGAGATGGGCCGCCGGCGAGGACGAGGAATCCGAAGTGATTCTCGAGGACGACGAGCAGGAGCAGGAGCTCTCGCATACGGGTTAG
- the LOC124309190 gene encoding G-protein coupled receptor Mth2-like isoform X1, with protein MSLQEGKLILSVIAILLLHANSCRSVNYCCPENTTWLNASNCSDGSLLPMNCTLGMFKLDSLADPINERFEIIEEKLLYDDGLSTTPMHRFCLASQPGMDNASIAVVCFEPVEKVSVTRSLVFGTLCTLSAFFLLVTLIVYAVLPELRDLQGKILMCAMSSLLGAYILLGVLQLHPDYAADDDTLCRWTAFTMYYCFMAAFFWLNLVAFNFWRSAWFTRTVIKDEIFFWMYTIIGWGAPSIFLTTTIVGHHTDGIVLDPGFGRSSCWFAGRYERWVYMYGPVAFLMTLNIVYFSLTCYQLWHKYRSLGGTRLDVMKFKCKLYLKLAWVMGITWIFEALSSTTGSEWSQYWLVTDVINTLQGFIIFLLLIASRKRVRKLLAKKKPFGINFPKRWAAGEDEESEVILEDDEQEQELSHTG; from the exons ATGAGTTTGCAGGAAGGAAAACTCATATTATCGG TAATTGCGATTCTCCTCCTGCACGCAAATTCATGCCGATCGGTGAACTACTGCTGTCCCGAAAACACGACATGGCTGAACGCATCGAATTGTTCCGATGGTTCGTTGTTGCCTATGAATTGTACGTTGGGGATGTTCAAGTTGGATTCGCTAGCTGACCCGATTAATGAAAGATTCGAAATAATCGAGGAAAAACTTCTTTACGATGACGGTTTGTCAACTACTCCGATGCATCG attttgcCTGGCGTCTCAGCCGGGCATGGATAATGCATCCATAGCTGTGGTTTGTTTCGAACCGGTGGAAAAAGTGTCCGTGACGCGGTCCTTGGTATTCGGAACGCTATGCACCTTGTCCGCGTTCTTCCTCCTTGTCACCCTTATTGTGTACGCGGTCCTGCCAGAGCTACGTGACCTACAGGGTAAAATCCTCATGTGCGCCATGTCCTCGCTACTTGGGGCGTACATCCTACTGGGGGTTCTACAGCTTCATCCCGATTATGCCGCTGATGACGACACTTTGTGCAGATGGACCG CGTTCACCATGTATTATTGCTTCATGGCTGCCTTTTTCTGGTTGAATTTGGTAGCGTTCAACTTTTGGAGATCGGCCTG GTTCACAAGGACGGTGATCAAGGATGAGATATTTTTCTGGATGTACACCATTATCGGCTGGGGCGCACCAAGCATTTTTCTTACAACCACGATCGTCGGTCATCATACCGACGGAATTGTGTTGGATCCCGGTTTCGGTAGAAGCAGCTGCTGGTTCGCAG GAAGATACGAAAGATGGGTCTATATGTACGGCCCGGTCGCCTTCCTAATGACACTCAACATCGTTTACTTCTCCCTGACATGCTACCAGCTATGGCACAAGTACAGGAGCTTGGGCGGAACAAGGCTCGACGTGATGAAATTCAAATGTAAGCTTTACTTGAAACTGGCGTGGGTGATGGGTATTACTTGGATCTTCGAAGCTCTATCGTCTACAACCGGATCGGAATGGTCGCAATACTG GCTCGTGACGGATGTTATCAACACTCTGCAAGGCTTTATAATATTTCTATTGCTGATCGCGTCCCGTAAACGCGTACGAAAACTACTGGCAAAAAAGAAACCGTTCGGCATTAACTTTCCAAAGAGATGGGCCGCCGGCGAGGACGAGGAATCCGAAGTGATTCTCGAGGACGACGAGCAGGAGCAGGAGCTCTCGCATACGGGTTAG